The Salmo salar chromosome ssa02, Ssal_v3.1, whole genome shotgun sequence genome segment gaataaAATAGGTGAAACAGACAATTAGGCTCCCATTCAAAGCAATGCTTTGTGGTGTGTGGCTGGATCAGACATGGGAACATATTGGGTGTCATGTGGACGTTTTCTCCAGTCAATACTTGGGAAATCCTCACGCAGAATTCAGTGCCTTTCTCTGTCTTCTATATGTGTACAATTCTTGTTATTCTCACATTTAAAGTTTATGTGGAATTTAGAATTGGAATTTAGAATTCATCCTGCCTATTCCAATTCTGGGCTGATTGGTTAGCTCACAACAGGGCCCTGGAGATAACGAGATGAGGATGGAGAAGGCACACATCCAGCACTGAAGGACTGGAGCGACGGGAGAGAGGGATAAACACAGGCAGGTGTGTTTACATAGCTAACGGATTAGCAGGTGAGCTAGCCTGCTGTTCACTTCTCACTATTGGGAAgggatgtctggtgtgtttaggatttacagcagtggttcccaaccagtgGTACTAGGACCTACTCGGCCTATCCACagagggtacttgagaagactcatgaaaccataggcctactggtaaaatgcacgagGGGGTATTTCAGGGCtactccgggcagagcaaaattctGTTGGTGAAACAGTAACccaaaaaggttgggaaccactgttctagAGCAGTGTCTCCCACCTCCGGTCCTCTAGTACCCCCAACcgtacacatttttattgtagccCCAGGCAAGCACCCCTGATTCAACCTGGCAACTAATCATGAGGCCCTCAAAgagttgaatcaggtatgtttGTCCGTGTGTGCTGTTGGACCACTGATATAGGAGGTTCATGTTCAGTAAACATGGACTTGGATGAGCGCCTATTTGGACATAATGATTATAGTGGTGTTGGCTATAGTGGTGTTAAAGAGCAAAGTATATTTAAAGCTCTCAAATGGAAACATACAAACATGAGTTACATAACCTCCTGGTTTTACAACTTCTCTGTTTGTATGGTTCCATCTGAGTGTTAATCACTGATGGGAATCACTGATGGGAACTGaccaggggcggactgggaccagaaattggCCCTGACATTTCTAACACATCGGCCCAGACCGCCCCGGAACTGACTGGGTAGGTGCGAGGAAGAAAGGATAAGATGATAGCTAGAAGGAAAGGAAGCATTGTAAAGGGACTTATTTGGACaaatatataggcctatatatctactgttggTCCTGCTAGGTACAGTTAGTTGACACTGACCTGAGAAAAGTTTAGCATTTTTAGCATTACTGATTATGGTTAGCACTAGGAGAGGGTACGCTGATCTTAGATCTATATCTAAAGGCCCAAGTTGGACCGTTTGATTCTCTAAACCTTTCGGGGGCAGTTTGACGGTGTAAACTGCCTTGACCGCTTGTCCGTTCTGCAGCTGCATGGTGCAGGTGTAGTTCCCAGCCATGTCCAGGGTGGGGGACAGGGGAACCTCGGTGCTGAGGCGACCCAGGCCAGAGGAGCTCCACTTCAGCGTGCGACTCTGGTTCTGGTGGCTCCACACCACCCGCTTCACCTGGTGGATGGAGGAGATGGATTGGGCTTATACAGTGTGTTCTTCATACACCAGGGCCATGTTCAGGGGACAATGCAATAGAAAACTTACACAAAAAAAGTGTTTCtaattggacaagtccaggttgtccttccctgtttcagtcagttttccGTTTTGTGCCTAATGAACTCAGCCCAGGTGCTCAAGGAGCCATTTTGTGCCTgaaagctcaccacacatcagctaactaTCAAAGTGAAGAGATGAGGGATGAATGTTGCCAGTCAGGGGATGGTTACCTACCTGGGAATGCTCTGTATAATGACACGTCAGGACCACGGCTGATGGAGAATGTCTGGCTTTCACTGGGATGGAGGGATAGTGagaaagggggaaggagaggagaaagagtggAAGGCAAGGGAGTAGGAAAGAAAAAGACAATGTGAGGTAGGGAtaaggagagagtgaaggaagtACCAATAAGGGGTAGTCAGGGGACAAAAAGAGAAGGGGGGCAAGGAGAGATAGAAGGTGAGTTAAGGGGGTTGGGGTGGATGGAAAGAAAACAATGAGAGAATCAGAGAGGggtcaaaataatatatattcatTACACAGAATTGCTTCTAATGTGTCGCCTGACGGTGACTGATGCCCCATGTCTCATCAAACCCCAATGAGGATCAATCTGGGTGTAATCAAGCCCTACAGACACACACGTCTCTGTCCGTGATTACAGTGTTTAATGTGTGCCTCCCACAGCCCTGGTGGGAGTGCTGCAGGTATAACCGTACATAATTACACCCATAATGAGGCAAGATAAAAATACATGGGTCcacggggctgtgtgtgtgtgtgtgtgtgtgtgtgtgtgtgtgtgtgtgtgtgtgtgtgtgtgtgtgtgtgtgtgtgtgtgtgtgtgtgtgtgtgtgtgtgtgtgtgtgtgtgtgagacagacgtGTGGAGCAGGGTGACAGTGACAGATCGCTTGGTCATGTCTGCGCAGCTGTGATGGCTGCCAGAGGGACAGTGATTATTAGAGCCTTCCAAGACTGCAGAAATTGACAGACgggtgtgtgagtatgtgtgtgtgtgtttctgcgtgTGTGGGAGTTGGACAGTATTTTTAGTCTTTGTTTTTATTCATACTGATATCTCTATATCAGACATAAATGAATCACTCTTCTCTCTTCacacctccctcttcccctctgtaCCTTGGAGGATGCTAAGCAGGGTCCTCTGGATGAACACGTTGTCATTGAGGAAGACCTTACACAAGTAGAGGCCTCCGTCGTTCAGCCCCGGGCTCAGCAGGAAGGAGAAGTAACCCTCTTTTGGGGTAGACAATGGCCCATCCAGGCTCAGCTGGGCATGAGTCTAGATCAATCAAATTCATTCAATCACATTCATTTATAAAGactctttttacatcagcagttgtcataaAGTGCTTTTACAGTAACCCGGCCTGGACCCTGTGGAGCAGGCAGAAACAGAAGCACTGTGGCCAGGAAAACCCCCTTGAAGGAAGAAACCTGTAGAGGAACTCAgttcatacgcacacacacacacacacacacacacacacatcctcttctGGGTGTACCTTGCTTTTCTCTGTGCGGTCCCTCCAGCGGTCATACCCGTAGACCAGGGTTGTGGTGTTGGTGTTTCTGCTGTCTGGGGGCTTCCAATAGAGCAGGACATAGTCGCCCTGCATCGGAGGGCAGGCGACGGTGAGAGGGGTCTGGGTGAGACTGGCCATAGAGATCTGAAGAcctagggagggggagaggagagggaggcggagggagagagagaaagcgagaacgGGGGGaatgggggagaaagagaatgagaggtgCGTAAGTGCGAGAGAGAACGTGAGAGataagaagagagcgagagagtggtgGGGGAACAGTGACAGAAATATGTGGGGAagatggtggggtagagagatatagagaggaggaTGAGTGACAGAAGTGGCagtggagagaggaacagaacagacagaggacaagaaggagagatagagagagaggtgcacAGCAGCAACAGGGATTATGTCGTTATGTTTCTGAGAGAGAGCTGGTCCCTCAGTAAGGTCAGTTTGTATTGTGCTGCTTGATCCAAAGGCTGCTGACTCTGTGTTTTAGCTAGACTAGAGTCTACTGTACACGGTGACGTCACTCACTATGGCTTATATTGGTGAACGAGGCCACATTCAtacctagaaagagagagagagagagggtgagagggagagggtgggagggagagagagagggagaaagaacgaCAGAGAGGGAacaagggagtgagagagataaagggacAGAAATAAAGCATTTGGGTTAGTGTGAGAGCAGTGGTTATAGTGGGAGCACATATAAATACTAGTCAATTACATAACAATGCCAATAGAACGCCGATCTAAATACAATGCTTTGTTTGGAGTATTGAGATTCATCCCAGATTCCAATTATGTCACTACACCCTTTccgccctctctccatcccccccgtCATATCTCACCATCCACGCGGAGGTCCACAGTGAAGGGGAACATAGGGTTGCTGCTGTTACCCCTTGGGTACACCTGGCAGATGTATACCCCCTGGTCAGTGGGGAGTATCTGGGGCAGCTTGGCGACCACCCCCCATGACCTCCTTGCCAATCGTAGTGGCGTCCCGCCGGGGGACAGCCAGGTTACCTCGGAAACGGCGTAGGCGGGGGACACTTCTGCCATCAGACGCAGTGTGCTGTACTGAGGGAGAGTGGCTGAAGGAAAGATAGAGACTGGGGAAGATGTAGGAGGTAGGAAATAGGAGGAACGATAGAAGAGATAGAAAACATGTGGGATATTGCTACTACAGTCTGACCTGATTGTGTCAAATAAAGTGGGCATGGGAAATGATTTACACAAAATATTTTTATCAATACCATCACACCTGTTTATTACATGTATATGGACATACTGTAACGGTAGCCTGTTTTGTGTACAGGACCACAGTTCTATACCTGTGAGGACGGCTAATAGTATGATCTTCTCTCTCAGTTTCTTCTCTTGCTGTTTAATCAGACAGGAGTAGTGACCCTTGTCCTCCATTTTGGGGACAAACAGCAGAGAGAAGTCCCCAGTTTTCTGAAAGTTTGAGTCAACCAATCGCATGGAAGCCTTTGAGGCTGCGCCCGAGAACTGCTGCCTCTCATTGGCCGAGAGGACCAGTTTCCAGTGGTCCACCCTGAGAGGCTTCATCTTCCAATTAATGCTCACCGTGCCCGTGAGAGGCCAATCAACACAGGGTAAGGTGACTTCCCTGCCAACCATTGTCACGACGACATCACTCCAGTCAGGGTCTGATGatgacaaaaaacacacacaaaaacaagtgAGTGAAATAGTGATAGGTCTAACCTTCCAATGGGCTTACAGGGGAACTTCTGCCATGGCTGCTCACACCTATCCAGCTCTATGTGCTCTGTAAAAACTAAAGGTGCTAGTAGAAGGGGTTGCAGTTGGATCAGGCTCTGGCCTCACTACTGATAGATGAGACCTGAGGAGATGAGGTGACTTGTTCTGGAGCCACAATCAACACAGACTTAACCCAGAGACGCTCAGCTCTGCTTCTAGAGgactctcaaatggcaccctacttcttagagccctggtccaaagtagtgcactatatagataaTAGAGTGCCAGTTGGAACGCAGCCCAGGTTTTTATCCTTCCTTTTTAATCAGTAACTGATTTAGATCAGGAAGAGCCAGTGTGTTGTGAACTCTTTAAGCCCAATCAATGGCATTAATGGACAAATTAAACACCAAGGAGAGTTGAGAACCAGCCAGACTGGACAGATTAGATATGTGTATCCCTGCTTTGAACTCCAAATGACAGGAATATTTATAAACCTCTACTGAAATACTACCTTATTTATAAAATACTACCTTGATTATTTTGTATGTTATGTTTTCCCATATACTTTCTGATAAAAGATCCACTGAACACCGATGGAAGAATCTCACATTCCTTTTCAGCTTCAAAACGAGTGAGTAACCCAGTCACAACAGTTGTACGGGAGAAATCTTGCAAGTTAAGGCAATTTGTGCGATGTCAGCTATCAATGGTTCAAATTTCACCGTACCTTTAGTGGTCGTGTCAGATTGAGTGATGAGCATCactgaataagaaataaaaacaaagaGGAGCCATCTAAACTCCATGGTCCAAGCGGAGGCAGCTGAGCAGGTGTAAAGTCAActcacacacagaccaacacacactctccactagcacccaccaccaccacaaacaaCAACACCCTTCTCATCTCCAGTTTACTTGCAACATTTCTGTATTCTATAATTATCATTAACAGGGAATGTGGTtacgttccaaatggcatcctataccctatttagtgcactacttttgaccggggccattagtaccggtcaaaagtagtgcaatatatagagGATATGGTGTAATTTGGGCCGAACTTGTGCCTTTTCTGTGAACAGGATACGACCCGTCCAAAACCTTGATAGTGTTCAGGAAGAGAGCGTCACTGTGTTCACTGTTGGTGACTGATAAACACTTATAGGACTGGCACAGGGGAAAAAGGCTagcacagaaacacaaacacgcacacaggcAACATgctcacacacctacacacacacacactcacacgcacacagtaTAACACACCAGGCTACATGATGATGTAAACTCGTGCTGCAGCTCAGTCACTGTACTGTGTATGTTCTTGAACAGAGAGGGCAGAACTTCACTTGGGATAAAATCCATACGATGACCTCAATACTGGAGTTGGAGAACGACAAAAGGAACAAACACGTACAGTATATGTGACAGTGAGAAAGGGAAAAACACCAataaagtggagagagagagagagaggaagagatggacagAATGAAagtgagggagaaagacagagagaggtaacGAGAAAGTTAGCGAGATAAAGGGAGAAAAATAAAGAGTTTGGGTTATAGTGGGAGCAGTGGAACCTCTGGGCTAAATGTCTTTACATCCCATAAATGTGTTTAATTAAGCTTACGGTGGTATCAGCTCCTCTGAGCTCCATTACTCCATTACCAGATACACTCTTAATTACCACTGAGCtgacgggagagagaggggagagagacagaaaaagagaggagagagagagagagagagagagagagagagagagagagagagggagagagagaagaggggaagggtgtgggagaaagagaaaaacaggacaatggagagagaaaggggggagataaatgaggaagagagaaaaatgtATGACATTGTGAGAAATTGGAAAATACAGGAAAAGAGAGAAAgtagcaagagagagcgagagagagcgcgagcgagcgagagagagagagagagagataga includes the following:
- the LOC106579796 gene encoding uncharacterized protein isoform X1, which codes for MEFRWLLFVFISYSVMLITQSDTTTKDPDWSDVVVTMVGREVTLPCVDWPLTGTVSINWKMKPLRVDHWKLVLSANERQQFSGAASKASMRLVDSNFQKTGDFSLLFVPKMEDKGHYSCLIKQQEKKLREKIILLAVLTVSIFPSATLPQYSTLRLMAEVSPAYAVSEVTWLSPGGTPLRLARRSWGVVAKLPQILPTDQGVYICQVYPRGNSSNPMFPFTVDLRVDGMNVASFTNISHSLQISMASLTQTPLTVACPPMQGDYVLLYWKPPDSRNTNTTTLVYGYDRWRDRTEKSKTHAQLSLDGPLSTPKEGYFSFLLSPGLNDGGLYLCKVFLNDNVFIQRTLLSILQVKARHSPSAVVLTCHYTEHSQVKRVVWSHQNQSRTLKWSSSGLGRLSTEVPLSPTLDMAGNYTCTMQLQNGQAVKAVYTVKLPPKDNTESTTSISPPHPERNSTSLLPSLLSALLLLVPLVAAVAGVLLWRQKDISRRGIEQSLSHYSGEVENIYENPEDVRQTSPQSSVYMDLKPRGEDDVYEELDRYESCSLLETSTSQDLSAKA
- the LOC106579796 gene encoding uncharacterized protein isoform X2 encodes the protein MEFRWLLFVFISYSVMLITQSDTTTKDPDWSDVVVTMVGREVTLPCVDWPLTGTVSINWKMKPLRVDHWKLVLSANERQQFSGAASKASMRLVDSNFQKTGDFSLLFVPKMEDKGHYSCLIKQQEKKLREKIILLAVLTVSIFPSATLPQYSTLRLMAEVSPAYAVSEVTWLSPGGTPLRLARRSWGVVAKLPQILPTDQGVYICQVYPRGNSSNPMFPFTVDLRVDGMNVASFTNISHSLQISMASLTQTPLTVACPPMQGDYVLLYWKPPDSRNTNTTTLVYGYDRWRDRTEKSKTHAQLSLDGPLSTPKEGYFSFLLSPGLNDGGLYLCKVFLNDNVFIQRTLLSILQVKARHSPSAVVLTCHYTEHSQVKRVVWSHQNQSRTLKWSSSGLGRLSTEVPLSPTLDMAGNYTCTMQLQNGQAVKAVYTVKLPPKDNTESTTSISPPHPERNSTSLLPSLLSALLLLVPLVAAVAGVLLWRQKDISRRGIEQSLSHYSGEVENIYENPEDVRQTSPQSSVYMDLKPRGEDDVYEELDRPSHPHQL